The following proteins are encoded in a genomic region of Streptomyces lunaelactis:
- a CDS encoding TetR/AcrR family transcriptional regulator, whose translation MTTTATASTRERLLDAAAELFYREGVGIGVEALCRTAGVSKRSMYQLFDSKDAVLAAVLQRRAASTEALLLPPEDDGRPPRSRILHVFEQLEAASVKPGYRGCPFLATEVELKNPEHPASRVARGAKQSLTDFFRTEGERGGAHDPALLARQLTLVFDGASARAGVGDEILDGLTTATVGTLLDAAGLSGPEAR comes from the coding sequence ATGACCACGACAGCGACAGCCTCCACACGGGAGCGGCTGCTCGACGCCGCGGCCGAGCTCTTCTACCGCGAGGGCGTCGGCATCGGCGTCGAGGCGCTCTGCAGGACGGCCGGGGTCTCCAAGCGGTCCATGTACCAGCTGTTCGACAGCAAGGACGCGGTCCTCGCCGCCGTCCTGCAGCGGCGCGCCGCTTCGACCGAGGCGCTGCTCCTCCCCCCGGAGGACGACGGGCGGCCGCCCCGCTCGCGGATCCTGCATGTCTTCGAACAGCTGGAGGCGGCGTCGGTGAAGCCCGGCTACCGGGGCTGCCCGTTCCTCGCCACGGAGGTCGAGCTCAAGAACCCCGAGCATCCGGCGAGCCGGGTCGCCCGCGGGGCCAAGCAGTCCCTCACCGACTTCTTCCGCACGGAAGGGGAACGCGGCGGCGCGCACGATCCCGCACTGCTGGCACGGCAGTTGACCCTGGTCTTCGACGGCGCGAGCGCTCGCGCCGGGGTCGGCGACGAGATCCTCGACGGGCTCACCACAGCGACCGTCGGCACACTCCTCGACGCGGCAGGACTGAGTGGTCCGGAAGCCCGCTGA
- a CDS encoding TetR/AcrR family transcriptional regulator has product MAGRLAKPTGRYAGRSAEERQAERRQRFLDAGLQLFGDSPGYRATTVAALSEAAGLSTRQFYEEFRTLEDVLAALHLQVNDWAEAASLAALAGADGLPIAERAAATFRAYAANVTGDPRRIRITFVEIIGVSARLEEQRLARRSRWVDLICAEAAAAAERGEAAPRDYRIAAAAFIGSVNGLLHDWRAGWVDATLDQVVDELVQVLLGIVRPADTA; this is encoded by the coding sequence GTGGCGGGCAGGCTCGCAAAACCGACCGGCCGTTACGCGGGCAGGTCAGCCGAGGAGCGGCAGGCCGAGCGGCGTCAGCGGTTCCTCGACGCAGGGCTCCAGCTCTTCGGTGACAGCCCTGGTTACCGTGCAACGACCGTGGCGGCGCTGAGTGAGGCCGCGGGACTGTCCACCCGTCAGTTCTACGAGGAGTTCCGCACCCTCGAGGACGTGCTTGCCGCTCTGCATCTGCAGGTCAACGACTGGGCGGAGGCGGCCTCCCTGGCCGCGCTCGCAGGGGCCGACGGGCTGCCGATCGCGGAACGGGCCGCGGCGACCTTCCGCGCCTATGCCGCCAACGTCACCGGCGACCCGCGTCGTATACGCATCACGTTCGTCGAGATCATCGGCGTCAGTGCACGGCTGGAGGAGCAGCGTCTGGCCCGCCGCTCCCGCTGGGTGGATCTCATCTGCGCGGAGGCGGCAGCGGCGGCCGAGCGCGGGGAGGCGGCGCCGCGCGACTATCGCATCGCTGCGGCGGCCTTCATCGGAAGCGTGAACGGTCTGCTGCACGACTGGAGGGCCGGCTGGGTGGACGCGACGCTCGATCAGGTCGTCGACGAGCTTGTGCAGGTGCTGCTTGGCATCGTGCGCCCTGCGGACACCGCTTAG
- a CDS encoding YncE family protein — MSLPQHRPPLRALSVLATALTIAVAGSSAAAAPPTAPRTTPGSAAQGATARLKEVMFVGNNWDGTADVIASSGDFARIGRVNVIPDKAERLAEIYLNPVKLIYFLGIRNGPGEGHDQFVDDMYSTPDGSAMVVSRPSFADVVSIDLATGRINWRFPVSGYRSDHMAVSPDGTRVAVSASTSNTVHVLDIRTGKQLGSFKTGDKPHENVFTDGGKYLWNMSIGEVNTALDAPAWDWTKGDRRITVVDATTFKEVKVIDMRERLDAFGRKDLSDAVRPVAFTPDASKLYFQVSFFNGFLEYDVASDRITRAKTLPKNPATSEDRTTWVNDSRHHGMSVNSAGDKLCIAGTMDDYATIVDRASLQEGPLVEASKPYWATVSGDGTFCVISESGADRVTAISFATGRKVASVAVGDHPQRVRIAHVAADWSGAAAD; from the coding sequence ATGTCCCTCCCCCAGCACCGTCCGCCCCTGCGCGCGCTCAGTGTTCTCGCCACAGCTCTGACCATCGCCGTCGCAGGTTCGTCAGCCGCGGCCGCCCCGCCCACCGCGCCTCGGACAACGCCCGGAAGCGCCGCACAGGGCGCCACCGCCCGCCTCAAGGAGGTGATGTTCGTGGGCAACAACTGGGACGGCACCGCCGACGTCATCGCCTCCAGCGGCGACTTCGCCAGGATCGGCCGCGTCAACGTCATCCCGGACAAGGCCGAGCGACTCGCGGAGATCTACCTCAACCCGGTCAAGCTCATCTATTTTCTCGGCATCCGCAACGGCCCCGGCGAGGGACACGACCAGTTCGTCGACGACATGTACTCCACGCCCGACGGCTCGGCCATGGTCGTCTCCCGCCCGAGTTTCGCCGACGTCGTGTCGATCGATCTCGCCACCGGCCGGATCAACTGGCGTTTCCCCGTGTCCGGTTACCGCTCCGACCACATGGCGGTCTCCCCCGACGGCACCCGCGTCGCCGTCTCGGCCTCGACCTCCAACACCGTGCATGTGCTCGACATCCGGACCGGCAAGCAGCTCGGGTCGTTCAAGACCGGGGACAAGCCGCACGAGAACGTCTTCACCGACGGCGGCAAGTACCTGTGGAACATGTCGATCGGCGAGGTCAACACCGCCCTCGACGCCCCCGCGTGGGACTGGACGAAGGGCGACCGCCGCATCACCGTGGTCGACGCCACCACCTTCAAGGAGGTCAAGGTCATCGACATGCGCGAGCGGCTCGACGCCTTCGGACGCAAGGACCTGTCCGACGCGGTCCGGCCCGTCGCTTTCACACCGGACGCTTCCAAGCTCTACTTCCAGGTCTCCTTCTTCAACGGCTTCCTCGAGTACGACGTCGCCTCCGACCGGATCACCCGGGCGAAGACGCTGCCGAAGAACCCCGCGACCAGCGAGGACCGTACGACATGGGTCAACGACTCACGCCACCACGGCATGTCGGTGAACTCCGCGGGCGACAAGCTGTGCATCGCCGGGACGATGGACGACTACGCGACGATCGTCGACCGCGCATCGCTCCAGGAAGGGCCGCTGGTGGAGGCCTCGAAGCCGTACTGGGCGACCGTCAGCGGCGACGGCACTTTCTGCGTCATCTCCGAGAGCGGCGCCGACCGCGTCACCGCGATCAGCTTCGCCACCGGCAGGAAGGTCGCCTCCGTGGCGGTCGGCGACCACCCCCAGCGCGTACGGATCGCCCATGTGGCAGCCGACTGGAGCGGCGCTGCCGCCGACTGA
- a CDS encoding YhgE/Pip domain-containing protein — translation MPSNQRLTGTTAGRVLRTPKIWVLPTVIVGVVALLLSLVYLGGILTPRDDLQRMPIGLVNADRGAVVTGQRVNLGAQITQSINTSPDPKDQVAWRVLDPAAARDGLASGKLYGVLEVPQDFSASVAALEASGQRAPDRPTMTMLTNPGAGSLASSLAASIAQQAAHSASTQLGRSLTDRLQAQGGEVTNAERLLLADPITVEVTVGHPIGARSGLGLTAFYYTLLLVLVGFLGGNVISNSVDVGLGYAASEIGPLRRQLPTVPISRTQTLMVTCAMSVALSVLTSTLILLASVAILGMDATHIPLLWVFSVGASATVGVGVQAINAAFGGIGQLVSMFVFIALSLPSSGATVPLEALPDFYRVLSYFEPMRQLTDGVRSILYFDARGDAGLTRGWTMMAIGMAAGLLFGFAMTTYYDRKGLHRIVPEHAEQPTPAAS, via the coding sequence ATGCCTTCGAATCAACGCCTGACGGGGACCACGGCGGGGCGGGTACTGCGGACCCCGAAGATCTGGGTGCTGCCCACGGTCATCGTGGGAGTGGTGGCTCTGCTGCTCTCCCTCGTCTACCTGGGCGGCATTCTCACCCCGCGCGATGACTTGCAGCGCATGCCGATCGGGCTGGTCAATGCCGACCGGGGTGCCGTGGTGACGGGACAGCGGGTGAATCTGGGTGCTCAGATCACTCAGAGCATCAACACCTCGCCCGACCCCAAGGACCAGGTCGCCTGGCGGGTGCTGGACCCGGCCGCGGCCAGAGACGGTCTGGCTTCGGGCAAGTTGTACGGCGTCCTCGAGGTGCCGCAGGACTTCTCAGCCTCGGTGGCGGCGCTGGAGGCCTCGGGACAGCGGGCACCGGACAGGCCGACGATGACCATGCTGACCAATCCCGGGGCCGGCAGTCTGGCCTCGTCCCTGGCCGCCTCGATCGCCCAACAGGCAGCGCACTCGGCCTCGACGCAACTGGGCCGCTCCCTCACCGACCGCCTCCAGGCCCAGGGCGGCGAAGTGACCAACGCCGAGCGGCTCCTGCTCGCCGACCCGATCACGGTCGAGGTGACCGTCGGCCATCCGATCGGCGCGCGCAGCGGCCTCGGGCTGACCGCGTTCTACTACACACTGCTGCTGGTACTGGTCGGCTTTCTGGGCGGCAACGTCATCAGCAACAGCGTCGACGTGGGCCTCGGTTACGCGGCAAGCGAGATCGGCCCCCTGCGCAGACAGCTGCCCACGGTGCCCATCTCGCGCACCCAGACGCTCATGGTCACCTGTGCCATGTCGGTCGCCCTGTCAGTGCTGACATCCACCCTGATCCTCCTCGCCAGTGTCGCGATCCTGGGCATGGACGCCACCCACATCCCGCTGCTGTGGGTCTTCTCGGTGGGCGCATCGGCCACGGTGGGCGTCGGCGTCCAGGCCATCAACGCCGCGTTCGGCGGGATCGGGCAGCTCGTGAGCATGTTCGTGTTCATCGCACTGTCGCTGCCCTCCTCCGGTGCCACCGTCCCGCTGGAGGCGCTTCCCGACTTCTATCGCGTGTTGTCCTACTTCGAACCGATGCGCCAGCTCACCGACGGCGTCCGCTCGATCCTGTACTTCGACGCGCGGGGCGACGCCGGCCTCACCCGGGGCTGGACCATGATGGCCATCGGCATGGCGGCCGGACTGCTCTTCGGCTTCGCGATGACCACGTACTACGACCGCAAGGGGCTGCACCGCATCGTGCCCGAACACGCGGAGCAGCCCACGCCGGCCGCTAGTTGA
- a CDS encoding pyruvate carboxylase, producing the protein MFGKVLVANRGEIAIRAFRAAFELGVSTVAVFPYEDRNSLHRAKADEAYQIGEPGHPVRAYLSVEEVIKAARKAGADAIYPGYGFLSENPDLAAACAEAGITFVGPPAPVLLLTGNKSRAIAAAREAGVPVLKSSQPSTDVDALLADADDIGFPLFVKAVAGGGGRGMRRVAERGELRESIDAAMREAQSAFGDGTVFLEQAVVNPRHIEVQILADADGSVVHLYERDCSVQRRHQKVVEIAPAPNLDPELRERICADAVAFARHIGYVNAGTVEFLVDERGSHVFIEMNPRIQVEHTVTEQVTGRDLVIAQLRIAAGMTLPELRLTQDDIVLNGTALQCRITTEDPANGFRPDVGTISAYRSPGGPGVRLDGGTVHTGAEVSAHFDSMLVKLTCHGHDFANAARRARRAIAEFRIRGVATNLPFLGAVLDHPEFRAGRITTSFIDEHPELMRARPSADRGSRMLSYLAETTVNRPHGRRPHVINPSDKLPSIPIGTPPPDGSRQRLAALGPDAFAAGLRRQSAVAVTDTTFRDAHQSLLATRVRTRDLLAVAPHVAHTAPQLLSLECWGGATYDVALRFLAEDPWERLAALREAVPNVCTQMLLRGRNTVGYTPYPTKVTEAFVAEAAATGMDIFRIFDALNDVSQMRPAIDAVRATGTALAEVALCYTADLSDPAEPLYTLDYYLRLAEQIVEAGAHVLAIKDMAGLLRPPAARTLVTALRERFDLPVHLHTHDTAGGQMATLMAAIDAGVDAVDAAVASMAGTTSQPPLSALVAATDHTERATGLSLQAVGDLEPYWEATRKVYAPFESGLASPTGRIYHHEIPGGQLSNLRQQAIALGLGDRFELIEDCYAAADRMLGRLVKVTPSSKVVGDLALHLVGAGVEAADFESDPGKFDVPDSVIGFLRGELGDPPGGWPEPFRTRALQGRPPRAALPTLSDEDLRGLLQAPRPTLNRLLFPGPTKELDAHREAYGDTSVLPTQDFFYGLEPETEHTVTLEPGVTLLIELEAISEADERGIRTVLTTLNGQLRPVSVRDRSIATEVKAAEKAERGNDRHVAAPFAGVVTLQVDEGASVSAGETVATIEAMKMEASITAQRAGTVGRLAIGKIQQVEAGDLLIEIN; encoded by the coding sequence ATGTTCGGCAAGGTATTGGTCGCCAACCGCGGTGAGATCGCGATCCGCGCGTTCCGTGCGGCGTTCGAGCTGGGTGTCTCCACGGTGGCGGTGTTCCCCTACGAGGACCGCAACTCATTGCACCGGGCCAAGGCGGACGAGGCCTACCAGATCGGTGAACCCGGCCATCCCGTACGCGCGTACCTGTCGGTCGAAGAAGTGATCAAGGCCGCGCGCAAGGCAGGCGCCGACGCGATCTACCCCGGCTACGGGTTCCTCTCGGAGAACCCGGACCTCGCCGCGGCCTGCGCGGAGGCCGGGATCACCTTCGTCGGACCTCCCGCGCCGGTGCTGCTCCTGACGGGCAACAAGTCCCGCGCGATCGCGGCGGCACGGGAAGCCGGTGTTCCCGTACTCAAGTCGTCGCAGCCCTCCACGGACGTGGACGCGCTCCTCGCCGACGCCGACGACATCGGCTTCCCGCTGTTCGTCAAAGCCGTCGCCGGTGGTGGCGGGCGGGGCATGCGCCGGGTGGCCGAACGAGGCGAACTGCGGGAGTCGATCGACGCCGCGATGCGCGAGGCGCAGTCCGCCTTCGGCGATGGGACGGTCTTCCTCGAGCAGGCCGTGGTGAACCCGCGCCACATCGAGGTGCAGATCCTCGCCGACGCCGACGGCAGCGTCGTGCACCTGTACGAGCGCGACTGCTCGGTGCAGCGACGTCACCAGAAGGTCGTCGAGATCGCGCCCGCGCCCAATCTGGACCCGGAGCTGCGCGAGCGGATCTGCGCCGACGCCGTCGCGTTCGCCCGCCACATCGGTTACGTGAACGCCGGCACCGTGGAGTTCCTCGTCGACGAGCGCGGCAGCCACGTCTTCATCGAGATGAACCCGCGCATCCAGGTGGAGCACACGGTGACCGAGCAGGTCACCGGCCGGGACCTGGTGATCGCGCAACTGCGCATCGCCGCCGGGATGACTCTTCCCGAACTGCGCCTGACGCAGGACGACATCGTCCTGAACGGCACCGCACTCCAGTGCCGAATCACCACCGAGGACCCCGCCAACGGCTTCCGGCCCGACGTCGGCACCATCTCCGCCTACCGCTCACCCGGCGGGCCGGGCGTCCGGCTCGACGGCGGCACGGTGCACACCGGCGCCGAGGTGTCCGCGCACTTCGACTCGATGCTCGTCAAACTCACCTGCCACGGGCACGACTTCGCCAACGCCGCCCGTCGCGCGCGCCGCGCGATCGCCGAGTTCCGCATCCGCGGAGTGGCGACCAACCTGCCCTTCCTCGGCGCCGTGCTCGACCACCCCGAATTCCGCGCCGGACGCATCACGACCAGCTTCATCGACGAGCATCCGGAGCTGATGCGGGCCCGCCCGTCGGCCGACCGCGGCAGCCGCATGCTCAGCTACCTCGCCGAGACGACCGTCAACCGTCCCCACGGGCGCCGACCGCACGTCATCAACCCCAGCGACAAACTGCCCTCCATCCCGATCGGTACGCCGCCGCCCGACGGTTCCCGCCAGCGCCTGGCGGCCCTGGGGCCGGACGCCTTCGCCGCCGGACTGCGCCGCCAGTCGGCAGTGGCCGTCACCGACACCACCTTCCGTGACGCGCACCAGTCGCTGCTCGCGACCCGCGTGCGGACGCGGGACCTGCTGGCCGTGGCCCCGCACGTCGCGCACACGGCGCCGCAGCTGCTGAGCCTGGAGTGCTGGGGCGGTGCGACCTACGACGTGGCGCTGCGGTTCCTCGCCGAGGACCCTTGGGAACGACTCGCGGCGCTGCGGGAGGCCGTACCCAACGTCTGCACCCAGATGCTGCTGCGAGGGCGCAACACCGTCGGCTACACGCCCTATCCGACAAAGGTGACGGAAGCGTTCGTCGCCGAGGCCGCGGCCACGGGCATGGACATCTTCCGTATCTTCGACGCACTCAACGACGTCTCACAGATGCGTCCGGCGATCGACGCGGTACGCGCCACCGGCACGGCACTGGCCGAGGTCGCCCTCTGCTACACCGCGGACCTGTCGGACCCGGCCGAGCCGCTCTACACGCTGGACTACTACCTGCGCCTGGCCGAGCAGATCGTCGAAGCCGGTGCGCATGTGCTGGCGATCAAGGACATGGCCGGGCTGCTGCGCCCGCCCGCCGCCCGCACGCTGGTGACGGCGCTGCGGGAGCGGTTCGACCTTCCGGTGCATCTGCACACCCACGACACGGCGGGCGGACAGATGGCCACGCTGATGGCCGCGATCGACGCGGGTGTCGACGCGGTCGACGCCGCGGTCGCCTCGATGGCGGGCACCACCAGCCAGCCGCCGCTGTCCGCGCTGGTGGCCGCCACCGACCACACGGAGCGGGCAACCGGTCTGTCGCTGCAGGCCGTTGGGGATCTGGAGCCGTACTGGGAGGCGACGCGGAAGGTCTACGCGCCCTTCGAGTCCGGTCTCGCCTCGCCGACGGGGCGCATCTACCACCATGAGATCCCCGGCGGACAGCTGTCGAACCTGCGCCAGCAGGCCATCGCGCTCGGCCTGGGCGACCGCTTCGAGCTGATCGAGGACTGCTACGCGGCGGCGGACCGGATGCTGGGCCGGCTGGTGAAGGTGACGCCCTCGTCGAAGGTCGTGGGAGACCTCGCGCTGCATCTGGTCGGCGCCGGGGTCGAGGCCGCCGACTTCGAGTCCGACCCGGGCAAGTTCGATGTGCCGGACTCGGTGATCGGCTTCCTGCGCGGCGAGTTGGGCGACCCGCCCGGCGGCTGGCCCGAGCCGTTCCGCACCCGCGCGCTGCAGGGCCGCCCGCCGCGGGCGGCGCTGCCGACGCTGTCGGACGAGGACCTGCGCGGTCTGCTTCAAGCGCCCCGGCCGACGCTGAACAGGCTGCTGTTCCCCGGCCCCACCAAGGAGCTCGACGCCCATCGCGAAGCCTACGGCGACACCTCCGTACTGCCGACGCAGGACTTCTTCTACGGCCTGGAACCCGAGACCGAGCACACGGTCACCCTCGAGCCCGGCGTCACGCTGCTGATCGAGCTGGAGGCCATTTCCGAGGCGGACGAGCGGGGCATCCGTACGGTGCTGACCACGCTCAACGGGCAGCTGCGACCGGTGTCGGTGCGGGACAGGTCCATCGCCACGGAGGTCAAGGCGGCGGAGAAGGCCGAGCGGGGCAACGACCGTCATGTCGCCGCGCCGTTCGCGGGTGTGGTCACGCTGCAGGTGGACGAGGGCGCCTCGGTGTCCGCGGGCGAGACGGTGGCCACCATCGAGGCGATGAAGATGGAGGCGTCCATCACCGCGCAGCGCGCCGGCACGGTCGGACGGCTCGCGATCGGCAAGATCCAGCAGGTCGAGGCGGGCGATCTGCTCATCGAGATCAACTAG
- a CDS encoding Tm-1-like ATP-binding domain-containing protein translates to MAIVALVGTLDTKGTEYGRLRDHLHRHGIETILIDTGVMGEPVVRPDITHAEVARAAGTDLVHLQGQDRGAAVAAMARGATNIALDLYAQGRLHGVLALGGSGGTSMASQVMRALPLGVPKLMVSSMASGNVAPYVGASDLTMMYSVVDIAGVNRISAPLLANAADAMAGMAEGFARAPRAVRAEDLLARGRPLVAASMAGVTTPGVDAARERLTQLGYEVLVFHTSGSGGRSLEALAAQGLFAGVLDLTLSELADDLVGGILTAGPDRLEAAGRAGVPQVVSLGALDMVKFGPLDTLPGEFRDRLVRVHNPSITVIRTTAPECAELGRRIAAKLRTATGPTAVLAPLRGLSTLGISSGPYHDPQADAALVAELCAGLNDSEVELQTFDTHINDPAFGRAAADRLHRMITAQSETAAATA, encoded by the coding sequence ATGGCAATCGTTGCACTGGTGGGCACGCTGGACACCAAAGGAACGGAATACGGCCGGCTGCGAGATCACTTGCACCGGCACGGCATCGAGACCATCCTCATCGACACCGGCGTCATGGGCGAGCCGGTGGTGCGCCCTGACATCACCCACGCCGAGGTGGCCCGCGCCGCCGGCACGGACCTCGTCCACCTCCAGGGGCAGGACCGAGGCGCAGCCGTCGCGGCAATGGCTCGTGGCGCGACGAACATAGCGCTGGATCTGTACGCACAGGGCCGTCTGCACGGCGTACTGGCCCTCGGCGGCAGCGGCGGAACATCGATGGCGAGCCAGGTGATGCGCGCACTGCCGCTCGGCGTGCCCAAACTGATGGTCTCCTCGATGGCTTCGGGCAATGTGGCCCCGTACGTCGGAGCCTCGGACCTCACCATGATGTACAGCGTCGTCGACATCGCGGGAGTCAACCGGATCTCCGCCCCGCTGCTCGCCAACGCCGCCGACGCCATGGCGGGAATGGCCGAGGGCTTCGCCCGCGCACCGCGAGCGGTCCGGGCAGAGGATCTCCTCGCCCGGGGCAGGCCGCTGGTGGCGGCGTCCATGGCGGGAGTGACCACTCCGGGCGTCGATGCGGCGCGCGAGCGGCTGACTCAACTCGGCTACGAAGTACTGGTGTTCCACACCAGCGGCTCCGGAGGGCGCTCGCTGGAAGCCCTGGCCGCACAGGGCCTCTTCGCCGGGGTACTGGATCTGACCCTGAGCGAACTGGCCGACGATCTCGTCGGCGGCATCCTGACCGCGGGCCCCGACCGCCTGGAGGCCGCCGGCCGCGCCGGGGTGCCTCAGGTGGTGAGCCTGGGCGCACTGGACATGGTGAAGTTCGGTCCGCTCGACACCCTCCCCGGCGAGTTCCGCGACCGTCTCGTACGCGTCCACAACCCGTCCATCACCGTCATCCGCACCACGGCGCCGGAGTGCGCCGAACTGGGGCGCCGTATCGCGGCGAAGCTCCGTACCGCGACCGGCCCCACGGCCGTCCTCGCTCCCCTGCGCGGCCTGTCGACCCTCGGGATCTCCAGCGGTCCGTACCACGACCCACAGGCCGACGCCGCGCTCGTCGCGGAACTCTGCGCGGGACTGAACGACAGCGAGGTCGAGCTCCAGACCTTCGACACCCACATCAACGACCCGGCGTTCGGGCGGGCGGCCGCCGACCGCCTCCACCGGATGATCACCGCCCAGTCGGAAACGGCGGCCGCCACGGCCTGA
- a CDS encoding trypsin-like serine peptidase: protein MRSRSRSPVATGPEQVFRDLREVAQRVRDGLAREIPESSEELPADELPAGQISRFARQERDRVLSAGAVGLEKLAEGRADEISDDESFGMEAIVLLEGRPAILVQNHDFTPQEGDWAVLDGHRAAIRESIARVGRVEVTGHSSLDWIGTAFLVGPDAVMTNRHVAAEFAHGDGTGWTFHEGMSAELDMGEEYGAVPEDRGPAYEVSEVLGIHRDVDMALLRVSPAAGGPLPTPLAVAGDAPADLPGRPVYCVGYPAADGRRNEPESMRRIFMDIYNVKRLQPGTTTELVPEQAVIKHDCSTLGGNSGSPVFDLTDHRVLGLHFGGRYGFGNYAVPLWQFEDDPLLRRAEVNFV, encoded by the coding sequence ATGCGCAGCCGTAGCAGGTCACCGGTGGCGACCGGCCCCGAGCAGGTCTTCAGGGACCTTCGGGAGGTCGCCCAGCGGGTACGGGACGGTCTGGCACGGGAAATCCCCGAATCGTCGGAGGAACTCCCCGCGGATGAGCTGCCCGCGGGGCAGATTTCCCGGTTCGCCCGGCAGGAACGGGACCGTGTGCTGTCGGCGGGCGCCGTCGGTCTGGAGAAGCTCGCCGAGGGGCGCGCCGACGAGATCAGCGACGACGAGTCCTTCGGCATGGAAGCGATCGTCCTGCTCGAAGGCAGACCGGCCATCCTCGTCCAGAACCACGACTTCACCCCGCAGGAAGGCGACTGGGCGGTCCTCGACGGCCACCGCGCCGCGATCCGCGAGTCGATCGCGCGCGTCGGCCGGGTCGAGGTGACCGGTCACTCCAGTCTGGACTGGATCGGCACGGCCTTTCTCGTCGGCCCGGACGCCGTCATGACGAACCGCCATGTCGCGGCGGAGTTCGCCCACGGCGACGGCACCGGCTGGACCTTCCACGAGGGCATGAGCGCCGAACTCGACATGGGCGAGGAGTACGGCGCCGTCCCCGAGGACCGCGGACCGGCCTACGAGGTCAGTGAGGTGCTGGGCATCCACAGGGACGTCGACATGGCCCTGCTGCGGGTCTCTCCCGCCGCCGGCGGTCCGCTGCCGACCCCCCTGGCCGTGGCCGGGGACGCGCCCGCCGACCTGCCCGGACGTCCGGTGTACTGCGTCGGTTATCCCGCCGCGGACGGCCGCCGCAACGAACCGGAGTCGATGCGCAGGATCTTCATGGACATCTACAACGTCAAGCGCCTCCAGCCCGGCACCACCACGGAGCTCGTGCCCGAGCAGGCCGTCATCAAGCACGACTGCTCCACCCTGGGCGGCAACAGCGGCTCGCCGGTCTTCGACCTCACCGACCATCGCGTTCTCGGCCTCCACTTCGGGGGCCGCTACGGCTTCGGCAACTACGCCGTACCGCTCTGGCAGTTCGAGGACGATCCCCTGCTGCGCCGCGCCGAGGTCAACTTCGTCTGA
- a CDS encoding trypsin-like peptidase domain-containing protein — translation MNAYLSPDEILRVRDAALETGLADPSVRPLLFDGIMPKYRGTLPLLAAPGRQVHSDLNEMNRVERLVDGSVPLELWLRNAVAQTTEAAALAVLQRALDDVARKAGGEPDVMAGVPVPEIKEEIVHRDDTVPFGFLRGGDLAGTSVARIKVPPYEGGAPLQPNGFPHSGTGWLIAPALLITNHHVVNARTGTGAGRPVAEDSDLRLQAQHTRARFDYDTDEVETEEAPFSELVAADPELDYAVLRLAAGPSRPVLKLAGKSLAVANGDYVAVNIIQHPGGQPKRVALRNNLVYEADERDVRYFTDTRGGSSGSPVFTDDWKVVALHRGTRRVENVAFQGNTTAFVNVGTQMNTVMRHLEANHPLIHAEIEAAQRD, via the coding sequence GTGAATGCCTACCTCTCGCCGGACGAGATCCTGCGGGTGCGCGATGCCGCCCTGGAGACCGGACTCGCCGACCCCTCGGTCCGGCCGCTGCTGTTCGACGGCATCATGCCCAAGTACCGCGGCACACTGCCGCTGCTCGCGGCGCCCGGACGGCAGGTGCACTCGGACCTGAACGAGATGAACCGGGTGGAGCGGCTCGTGGACGGCTCCGTGCCGCTGGAGTTGTGGCTGCGCAACGCCGTCGCCCAGACGACGGAGGCCGCGGCGCTCGCCGTCCTCCAGCGTGCCCTGGACGATGTGGCGCGGAAGGCCGGCGGCGAGCCGGATGTCATGGCCGGGGTGCCCGTCCCGGAAATCAAGGAAGAGATCGTTCATCGCGACGACACTGTCCCTTTCGGCTTCCTGCGGGGCGGCGATCTGGCCGGAACGTCGGTCGCCCGCATCAAGGTCCCGCCTTACGAGGGCGGCGCCCCGCTGCAGCCGAACGGTTTCCCGCACTCCGGCACGGGATGGCTCATCGCCCCCGCCCTCCTCATCACCAACCACCATGTGGTCAACGCCCGGACCGGCACCGGCGCGGGGCGTCCTGTGGCCGAGGACAGCGATCTGCGCCTCCAGGCACAGCACACCCGCGCCCGGTTCGACTACGACACGGACGAGGTGGAGACGGAGGAGGCCCCCTTCTCGGAACTCGTCGCCGCGGACCCGGAACTCGACTATGCGGTCCTCCGCCTGGCCGCCGGGCCCTCCCGGCCGGTACTGAAGCTGGCGGGGAAGTCGCTGGCGGTCGCCAACGGCGACTACGTGGCCGTCAACATCATCCAGCACCCGGGCGGACAGCCGAAGCGCGTCGCCCTGCGCAACAACCTCGTCTACGAAGCGGACGAGCGCGATGTCCGCTACTTCACGGACACCCGCGGCGGATCCTCCGGGTCGCCCGTGTTCACGGACGACTGGAAGGTGGTCGCGCTCCACCGGGGGACGCGACGCGTGGAGAACGTGGCGTTCCAGGGCAACACCACGGCCTTTGTGAACGTCGGCACCCAGATGAACACCGTCATGCGCCACCTGGAGGCCAACCACCCCCTGATCCATGCCGAGATCGAGGCGGCACAACGCGACTGA